GGTGAACACGAAGTAGTTCAACTCCGGAACGCTCATCAGCAGGTGTGCAAGAGTTGCCGCAAACAGGGTGCCGACAGCCACTTTAAAGGCTGTATTACCGCCACGCTCTTCCCAGGTGATAGACAGACGCTCGATGGTCATGGTCAGAATTACCATTGGGAACAGAGCAACGGAGAGGCCGCGCTCTAAGCCGAGTTTGTGGCTGAACAGGCTGATAACGGCAATCAGCACAACCACAAAGGTCAGAACCACAGACAGGCGAGGCAGCATTTGCAATTTCAAATGCTCAAGATAGGAGCGAAGTGAAAGGCCCAATGCGGTGATGATGGTAAACAGCACAATGCCGAAGCCCAGTTGGGTTTCGCGGAAGGCCAGAGCAATCAGTACCGGAGTAAATGTACCCAGTGTTTGCAGGCCGCCCAGGTTACGCAGGATCAGGATGACCAGTACACCAAACGGGATCATGACCATGATCATGAAGGTCTGCTGGGTTTGCAGCGGCAGGCCGTACAGGGAGTATTCAAGGAAGTCCGCGTCGGTGTTTTCATCCGTCAGTTTGGCCAGGCGGATGGCGTTCATCTCGCTGCTGTCCAAGCTGAAGCTCACCTGAGCCTGTTTTCCGCCCTCAAGCGTTACCAGATCTGCATCGCCAGTCCACCAAACCAAGCGATCATCAGGCAGGCCTTGTTCACCTGTTTCAGGGTTGAAGTACAGCCAGTTTTCACCGTTAAAGCTGCGCAGCCATAGCTCAGGGCTCTGGGCTATATCGGCGGCGAGGCGGATTGTGTGGACGCGCTCCATTGGCACATGGGCAATGGACAGCAGAAGGTCAATGACCTTGGCTTTCTTAGCTGTGGAAGCGTCGCCGCCGAGCAGCAGTTTTACGTTGTCATCATTGGTGTTGTTGACACGTTTGATGGTTTCGCTGATGAAGGTCTCAACGTCGGCGGAGTGCTGACGGATCGGCGCGAGCAAGGCTTCGGCAGCAATTTTCTCCGGGCCTTCAACAGGCAGGCTGTCACGGAAGATCGGGCCTTTGGCCTTTAGTTGCTCACCGCTATAGCGTTTGGTGAGAACCAAACGGTAGTAGAGGGTTTGCTTGCCGCTGGCGCGACGCGCAGACCACGTCACTTTACGGTTGCCATCAACACGGTTGACGCTTACGCCGTAGTTATTAGAGATGAAACTCTCGTTGAGGCTCACGTAATCCTGAGTCAGTGGCGGCACGAACATCTGCAGCTTCACAGGCTCACGCGGGCTGGCCTGGAATTCGACCTTAGCGTCGATATTCCATAAATCATCGGTCTCGTCTTCGGTCATGGGGATACCGAGAACAAAGATCTGATAAGCCGTAATCAGAACGCCCAGACTCACAAGGAGTATGACCAGGACTTTCAGATGGAGAGTAAGAGAGCGCATTGGGGTTACTCGGCAGGGGTTACGTCAATGCTACAAGCGGGTTTGCCTGAAGCGTAGGTAATACTCGGATCGACCAGTGCTGAAAAGCGCTTCAGCGCTTCTGAGCCTATCAATAGTGGATATTCGAATG
The Pseudomonas mendocina DNA segment above includes these coding regions:
- a CDS encoding inactive transglutaminase family protein — protein: MRSLTLHLKVLVILLVSLGVLITAYQIFVLGIPMTEDETDDLWNIDAKVEFQASPREPVKLQMFVPPLTQDYVSLNESFISNNYGVSVNRVDGNRKVTWSARRASGKQTLYYRLVLTKRYSGEQLKAKGPIFRDSLPVEGPEKIAAEALLAPIRQHSADVETFISETIKRVNNTNDDNVKLLLGGDASTAKKAKVIDLLLSIAHVPMERVHTIRLAADIAQSPELWLRSFNGENWLYFNPETGEQGLPDDRLVWWTGDADLVTLEGGKQAQVSFSLDSSEMNAIRLAKLTDENTDADFLEYSLYGLPLQTQQTFMIMVMIPFGVLVILILRNLGGLQTLGTFTPVLIALAFRETQLGFGIVLFTIITALGLSLRSYLEHLKLQMLPRLSVVLTFVVVLIAVISLFSHKLGLERGLSVALFPMVILTMTIERLSITWEERGGNTAFKVAVGTLFAATLAHLLMSVPELNYFVFTFPAVLLILVGFMLAMGRYRGYRLTELFRFKAFLKD